The nucleotide sequence GCCCTGGGCAGGTTTGCCTTCCCAGGTGGTGACGACGCCGCCGGCGCCGGTCACGATCGGGATCAGGGCCGCGATGTCGTAAGGCTTCAGCTCGGTCTCGACCACGAGATCGACATGGCCGGCGGCCAGCATGCAATAGGAGTAGCAGTCGCCGCCATAGCGCGACAGCCGCGCGCCCTGCTCGATGCGGCCGAAGATGGCGCGGTCGCGCTCGTTCATCAGCAGCGGGCTGGTGGTGTAGGTCGTCGCCTCCGCAAGCGAGGCGCAGCGGCGGACCTGGAGCCGGCGCTCACTGGTCGGACCTTTGTAATTCGCCGAGCCGTTGTCGCCTGAAAAGCGCTCGCCGATGAAAGGCTGGTGCATCATGCCGAACACCGGCGCGCCCTTGTGCAGCAGCGCGATCAGCGTGCCCCAGATCGGAAAGCCCCCGATGAACGACTTTGTGCCGTCGATGGGGTCGAGCACCCAGACATAGTCCGAGTCCTCGCGCTCATTGCCGAATTCCTCGCCGACGATGCCGTGCTGGGGGAAGCTGGCCTTGATCAGCCGCCGCATCACCGCCTCCGCGGCGCGGTCGGCCTCGGTCACGGGGTCGAAATCCTTGGTCTTGCTCTTGTCGTCGACCGACAGCGAGGTGCGGAAGAACGGCAGGATGGTTTCGCCGGACGCGGTGGCGAGCCGTCCGATGAAGGCGGAGAAGTCGATCACCGTCACGGCGGAATCCTCGAAACGAAAGTCGGGTGAAGCTCGCTCCTGCCTAGCCCAATTCGCCCCTCGCGTGCAGCGCTGACTTGATTTGCTCCCTGGTATTTTGAATGCAGGGAACAGCTGCCTCAACTCAGTCATCCCCTGGCCAAATATCGATCACAGACTTGAAAACTTAGTTCCGAACATGCCTTGTTCGTATGCAAATGACTATCAACCCATTGAATTTCCTTATCAAAGAAACTGAATCTGGGTTTCTCTGGAAGCAACTGAGCCATGTGCATAT is from Bradyrhizobium xenonodulans and encodes:
- the hisN gene encoding histidinol-phosphatase, with protein sequence MTVIDFSAFIGRLATASGETILPFFRTSLSVDDKSKTKDFDPVTEADRAAEAVMRRLIKASFPQHGIVGEEFGNEREDSDYVWVLDPIDGTKSFIGGFPIWGTLIALLHKGAPVFGMMHQPFIGERFSGDNGSANYKGPTSERRLQVRRCASLAEATTYTTSPLLMNERDRAIFGRIEQGARLSRYGGDCYSYCMLAAGHVDLVVETELKPYDIAALIPIVTGAGGVVTTWEGKPAQGGGRIIAAGDARVHEEAMKLLNG